CACCGTGCGACCAAAGACCACGCTTGCCATGATCGGCCCTGCTGAAATCCGCGTCTTTATTTACGCCTTGCACGGTATCAACAAACCATCTTCTGTTGCCAGAAAATTATCGGCGTTACAGACTTTTTTTCGTTTTCTGGTCCAGAGAGGGATAATTGCTCGCAACCCATTGGCGGGGGTGGTCAGGCCCAAACAGAGCCATTGTATCCCGGTATTCTTGAGCGTGGATGAGGTCTTTCGACTTATAGAAGCGCCAGGGCCTCAGGATGTTTTTGCTGCCCGGGACAAGGCGATGCTGGAGTTATTATATTCGACCGGGATGCGGGTTGCGGAACTGGTCAGCTTGCAGAGGAATTCACTTGATTTTGAGACAGAAATGGTTACGGTAACCGGCAAAGGAAATCGTGAGCGGCTGGTTCCCATGGGGAGTCCTGCTGTTGATTCTCTGCAGCGGTATTTCCCAGAGCGCCAGGTCTTGCTTGAGGCAGGCACGCGGAGTGGAGCCGTTCTTGATCAGGAGGCTCTGTTTGTTAATCATCGTGGTGGCCGTTTAACCACCCGCAGTGTCGAGCGGTTGGTGTCAATGTACGCCCAACGGGTTGGTCTTTTGAGTGGGGTTACCCCTCATGCCCTAAGGCACTCTTTTGCTACCCACCTCCTGGAAATGGGGGCGGATCTTCGCTTGGTTCAAGAACTGCTTGGCCATGTCAGCCTGTCAACCACCCAGCGGTATACCCATCTTACAGTTGACCATTTGATGGCCGTGTATGACAAGGCTCATCCTCAGGCTCATAAAAAGAAAGCAGGAGATACCGGGTGATGCATGAGGAAGAAACTTTGTTCCATTTATCTTCGGCTCGGGCTTAGTTGCTTGGCTGAAAAAAGTAAAGAGCCATTTTTCATTATGAGAGTTTTATGAAAATTCGATCAACAACAATTATTTCAGTAAGGCGGCATGGTGAGGTGGTAGTGGCTGGTGATGGTCAGGTATCACTGGGCAATACCGTGATGAAACATAATGCTCAAAAGGTCAGAAAACTTTATGAGGGCAAGGTGGTGTGCGGGTTTGCCGGATCTACCGCC
This sequence is a window from Desulfobulbaceae bacterium. Protein-coding genes within it:
- a CDS encoding tyrosine recombinase XerC — translated: MQIENIFSTELAPHLDMFMRWLTVEKGYSDHTADNYFRDISGFAATVRPKTTLAMIGPAEIRVFIYALHGINKPSSVARKLSALQTFFRFLVQRGIIARNPLAGVVRPKQSHCIPVFLSVDEVFRLIEAPGPQDVFAARDKAMLELLYSTGMRVAELVSLQRNSLDFETEMVTVTGKGNRERLVPMGSPAVDSLQRYFPERQVLLEAGTRSGAVLDQEALFVNHRGGRLTTRSVERLVSMYAQRVGLLSGVTPHALRHSFATHLLEMGADLRLVQELLGHVSLSTTQRYTHLTVDHLMAVYDKAHPQAHKKKAGDTG